The DNA window GACGGCTGTAGAGTTCACTCATGCAGATCGATCGGCGAGTAGCGGGGGCTATCGCTACGCTTGTTCGCTATGCCCGCCATTCCCGCAGGCTGTTGTCGCCGGCAGCATTCCTCGCGGTAGCTGCAACCGCTTTGACGATGGCAGTATGGCTCTTGCCAGAAGTTCTCACAAGAACCAATAGGACCATCAGCGCCAAAGATCTGCTGGACGCCAAAAACAACGTCCGAGTCACGCTGCTCCAAGCTATCGCTGGAATCGTTCTTGCTATCGGGCTTTACTTCACCTCCCGCACCCTAAAGTTGAATCACGAAGGCCAGATAACCGAGCGCTATGCAAAGGCAATCGAACTTCTAGGCAACGAGGCGATCGATGTCCGGGTGGGCGGAGTGTTCGCACTGGAGCGCTTAGCTCGGGACTCACAAGCGGATAGCGACACGATATGCGCGGTGTTGATTGCCTTCGTGAGCGAGCGAACGAGCGAGCCGGGGCGCTATGGGCGTGTCCCCCTAGAGGATCCCATCAACGCTGACGTTCAAGCCGCCTTGACGGTCCTGGGTCGTTGGCATTCTCCCATCCCTGACGGGATACGTCTACAAGGCTGTGGATTCAACCAGGCCAAGCTGTTCGGAAGCAGTTGGCCAAGAGCTCAATTCAACTACTGCAAACTGAACGGTGCCGGGTTCTCGGAAGCTGATTTGACAAACGCCGGCTTCTCCTGGACTCAGGTAACGGCAGGTGGGTTTCTGCGCGTAGAGGGCAGCGGGACGCATTTCGTCAGAAGCCGGGTTCAAGCTTGGTTTTGCGGAGCCGATCTCTCTGGTGCCGACTTCGCCTACGCCGATCTCCGAGGTGCGGACTTTGGAGAGCGCCGAGACGGAGACCCGATCGAGGGCAGACTTACCATCCCGGCCGCCAATTTAGACGGTGCGGACTTCACCAACGCCGACCTAGAAGGCACGATCTTCTGCGGCACCGACTTAAGTAACGCGCTCGGGATAAGTAGAGGGCAGTTCGCGAGGGCCATTACAAATGCCCGGACCGTCCCGCCTAAGCAATGGGCACCGGACCCCGTCTCGGTCGGTCCGGATGCAGACGTAGTGCCCTGGGACGCGAACGCCGACGGAGACTCAGAGAACATGCATCGGTCCGGCTGAGAACTTTAGTACTCCAACGTCACTTGGCGTCGGCGTTGGGCGTGGCGAAATCGACATGTGTGAGGCAGGCGGTAGGTGGTGTAGCAACGACGCGGCTTGTAATGTCACGAACGGACCTCGCGACCCGGCATGCGGGTAGTGACCTCCTGCAGCGTCCAGCCGTTTCCGTCCGGGTCCTGGAATGAGGCGTACGAGTTGTAGCTCTGACGTTCGGGGTCGGGGCCGGGTTGGCGCGTCTCGGGCCAGAAAGGGCTGCCGGGGCCGTGGTAGACCTCGGTGACGTCGACGCCCCGCTGGGCCAGCTCCTCCCGTGTGGCCACGACGTCGGAGGTCACTAGCTCTAGGTGCCGCATCGACCCCGGTGCAGCGGCTGTCGGCAGGCCTTTGCCGAACGCGATGGACGTATGGCCGTCACCAGTCGGGGTCAGTTGCACGACGCGGACGTCGTCGCCGACCTTGATGTCTGCGTCCAGTCGCCAGCCCAGGCGATCCCGGTAGAACTCCAGCGCCCTGTCGACATCCGAGACCGGGATCGTGACCACCTCAAGATTGACGTCCATCGTACCCACTCCTTGTCCGTCCTGTCTGCGGTGTTCTGTCCCGACGGCGGGAACCCTTTGGTCCTGGCCCCGGGCCACCCGGGCTCCCGCCGGCCATCAGTCACCAAGACCGGATCAATGCCCCTGTGATCGAGGAGCGGGAGCGGCTACTGCCGCCGCTGTTCCTACCGCCGGACGTTACCCCCGATTGGGCCACGTCGCGGAGGATCCGGAGGTGGTGCTGGCCGGATTTCCGTCGCGAGGGTCCGTGGCCCGCTGCCGGTGACGAGTGGTTCGGTTGCGGTCCAGCAGGCGGGACAGCGCTGCTTCGTTACGGTCCACGCTACAAGCACCTGGCGGAGTGACATGCATCAAATGTGCTGCTCGTGGTCGAGGTCGCCGATGAAACCACGATCCAAGATCTCAATGTCAAGGCGAAGCGCTACGGCCAGGCTGGCTACCCGGTCTACCGGGTGGTCACGGCGGTGACGATCTACGAGGTGCACGGGGCCCGGCTCGACGGGTTACCGGACGCGCGTGGCGTACCGCCATTGGGAGCGCATCCCGGCCCCGTACGTGCCTGCGAGACGCTGCCGAGGCCGTTCGTGCTGCCGCCTGCCGGCCATCCGCGGCGGGGCCTGCTTCGGCTGCCGCAGCCGACTGGGTGGGGAGCAGGCCGAGGGATCCAGCGGCCGCTGCGCCCCATCGCGGCGGCCGAGGTCGAAAGAAATCTCCGCCGGGAGTGCGGCGGCGTGGACGAGGTGTTCGCCGTCATGGTCCCTGCCTATCTGTGCGACTTCTAAGCAGGCCGATCGCGGAGGCGTAACCGAGCAGCAGCCCCCGCGAGTTGTTCCGGCAGAAGCCACCGCGGCTTCGGGTCGCGGCTCCACACCAGGCAGGCGCTTGGAAGAGCGACCAGAGCACGACCGCACCCGACAGCAGGTACAGCACTCCAGGACCCACCTGGGTCGTCCACCAGGCGGTGAGCAGCAAGGCCAACGCGACAAGGCCCCAGTACCGGCGAAGGATCTTCATGTGCGATCAGTAACGTATGCGCTGCTGTTCGTAAACAGGACCGACTAAAGCCGACACCTCATCGGGCCGTCCCTGGGCCGTCGCGGGGCCGTTAGAGGCCGACAAAAGCTAACCATCGACGACCATTAAAACCCGAAGAAACACCAGGTCAGCCACCATGTGACGGCGGCTGACCTGGCGGGCGACGGGCGAGTAAACCTGTACGCCGGATTCGCTGGCAGCTCGGACTTAGAGGTCCTAACAAAGTCGTACGACGTGTCGGTACGTGATGATGCAGGTGGCCAGGGCGAGGAAGGCTTCGTGGATGTCGTCGCGGCGTTCCCATCGGATGCGTAGCCGTTTCATGCCGTGGTACCAGGCGATCGTGCGCTCGATGACCCACCGGACCGTTCCCAGACCGGAGCCGTGGGGTTGGCCGCGGCGGGCGATGCGCGGGCGGATGCCCTTGGCCCGTACTGCCCGGCGGTACTTGTCGTGGTCGTAGGCGCGGTCGCCGAAGAGTTGGTCGGGGCGGCGACGCGGTCGGCCGCGGCGGCTTCGTACCGGCGGGATCTTGTCGATCAGCGGGAGCAGTTCGGTGACGTCGTGGCGGTTGCCGCCGGTCAGCGACACGGCCAGGGGGATGCCGGCGCCCTCGGTCAGGACGTGGTGCTTCGAGCCCGGGCGGGCGCGGTCGACCGGGCTCGGGCCGCTTTTGGGCCACGTCGGGCGGCCCGCACATGGGAGGAGTCGATCACGGCGCGGGACCAGTCGAGCTTGCCGGCTGCCTGCAGTTCGGCCAGCAGCAGTTCGTGCAGGCGCTGCCACACCCCGGCCCGGTTCCACTCCTCCAGCCGCCGCCAGCAGGTCATTCCGGACCCGAACCCCAGTTGTTGGGGCAGGAACTCCCACTGGATGCCGGTGTGCAGCACGAACAAGATCCCGCACAGCACCTGCCGGTCCGGGATCCGCTTGCGTCCCGGGTGCCGAGGGTTGCGCTCGGGCTTGGGCAGCAGCGGCTCGATGCGCTGCCACAGCCCGTCCGGCACGATCCACGGCGGCTGCTCGCCACGCCTCACGGCACGACATCGTAGATCACCCTCCACAAGGGACGAAAGGCCTAGAGATCATTTTGTTAGGACCTCTTACGGCGGTCGGTATTTCGACGACACGCGGCGCACGGCGGAACCAAGATCATGCCGTTTCCAGGCCGTCAGAGGGGAACCCGCAGCACCCAACGCTGACCATCAATGCCAGGCGTAACAGCAGCTCACGAGGTAAACAGTCCGCTTTGATCGACTACGCCCCCGCCGTTGATCAATACAACGCCAAATAGTCGGGGCAAGTGCCCTGACCTGCACTGCAAGCTTGTCTGAGGGTTACCGAAGCATGCCTCTTCGGCGCACGAGCCTCTGCCGCCCAAGGCGACGAAGGGCTGCACTGCGGTACTGCTTCACGCAGAGCAGACCTTCAACAATGACACCTCCGGCTAGTGCCCTGACCACAAACGTTCGCCGGGTTGGTTAGGCGGCCTTGGCTGCGGGGTGGCCCCAGCGGTGTTGTCGTTCGCTGCGGACGCGTGCGCGTTCGCGGCGTTGAGCGGTCAGGACGTCGGGGTGGCGGGCGTTGGCGTTGCGCCAGCGTAGGTATTGATGCAGGTGGCGACCGAGGGCGACGTGGTTTTGGTGGTCGGATCCGGCGATGACGAAGGTGCGCAGCGGGCCGAAGTGGGCCTCGATCGGGTTGGCCCAGGATGCGTAGGTCGGGGTGAAGCAGAGCTCGACCTTGTTCCGGGTCGCCCACTGCCGGATGGCGGCGCCTTTGTGCGCGGACAGATTGTCGAGGATGACGTAGATCGGGGCGCCGTCCGGCCGTTTCGCGCGGATCGATTTCAGGGCGGCGAGGGTGTTGGCCGCGGATTTCTGCTGGTGGATGACGCCGAACATGGTGTCGTCACCGACGGAGTAGCAGCCGTGGAACTGCCGGACGCCGTGCAGTTTGTGGTAGTTCGCAGGCAGCCGGTCCGGATGGTTTTTGCGCTGCCATCCGGACCCGGCCTGCGGTCGGATCGCCAGCGGCCCGAACTCGTCGAACGCGAACACCCGGTGCGGGAAGTGGTGCATGACGTGCTCGATGCGGGCCAGTTTCGCCTCACGTTGCGGGTCGTTCGACTCCTTCCACGTCTTCGTGCGCTGGAAGGTGATCTCGTGTTTGCGCAGGAGTTGCCGCAGTCGTTCGCGGCCCACCAGGACGCTCCGGTCGGGGTTGGTGGCCAGGTACTCGGCGAGTTTGCGGATACTCCAGCGGGTGAATGGGCGCCGGAGTTTGGTCGGGCGGGTGTTGGCCGTCGAGACGATGAACTGCTCGTCGTCAGGACTGATCTGGCGGGGACGGCCACCCGCCCACTGAGGGTCCAGGCTGGGCATTCCCATCTCGTTGAACCGGTGAATGACACCACGGACGGAGTCCTCGTCGGCTTGGACCAGCCGGGCGATGACCGGCACGCTGTTGCCGCCGGCGGAGGCCAGCACGACCATCGCCCGGCGCAGCCGGACCGCTGAACCGGTCCCGCGACGCACGAGGCGTTGCAGCTTCTGGCCTTCTGGATCGCTCAATCGGCGTACTCGAACGGGTTCTGCCACCTACACAGCCTTGACCGGCCCCGGGTCCACGCAGCGGACCCGGCCCGGTGTGTCACCCAACCCGGCCAACGTTTGTGGTCAGGGCACTAGCCGGGTGGTGACGGCGGCTCGGACGGGCGTCTGCGGGCGCGGGCCGCGTCGGATATGGCGATCCCGGTCAGGACGAGGGCAGCAGCGGCGGCGACCACGACTGGCGGCAGCGGGAGCATCGCCGGCGTCAGGGCGGCCAGCGCAAGGACGCCGATCGGTCGGGACCGGGACACGCGGCCGAATACCGCGTGCTCGAAGCGGGCGCGCCCGACCAGGTACAGCGCGGGTCCGCCGAGGATGACGGCGATCCAGGCCGGTGGGGTGTGCCCGAACGGATGGGCGATGACAAGTTCGTCGCCGACGGCCACAGCGACCACGCCGGCCACCATGGCCAGGTGGGCGTATGACGCCGATCCGGCGAGGCGGACCGGGTCGGCAGACACGGCAATCGCTTCCGCCAGGACCTGCCCGGCGCGGTAGATGTAGATTCGCCACAGCAGCACGGTGGTCGCCATCGACACTGCGAACGCGGCGACCCCGCCCGGCGCGAAACCGCTGCTGCTCAGCGCCAGTCCGGTAACCAGGATCAGCTCGCCGAGCGCGATGATGAAGAACTGTCGGTAGCGCTCGGCCAGGTGCTCGCCCGAGATCACAAGGTCTTGACCGGGCAAACGGCCCGCCCCCGGGGTGGGGAAGCCGATTCTGCCTGCCGTGTGGTCAAGGACCACCGCGAGTGCCCACAACGCGCCACGCGCCGTACCGTGCACGAGCGCCCCCGCGATCCACGGCAGCGTCGACAGGCCTTACCAGAACAGCCCGCGCACGGCGTTGCGCTGCAGCTGGTGACCACGCAGAACGGCCATGAGGACGAGCCCGCGGCCGAGCTGGACGGCGACGTAGGCGCCCGCGAAGATCAGGCCCGTCTGGCCGAATGCCTCGGGTACCGCGGCCGCCATCACCAGGCTGCCGACCATGGTCGCGATGACCAGCGCCTGGATTACCGGTCGTTGCGGGTCCGTCCGGTCGGTTAGCCACGCGGTGCTGGACCAGACCCACCACAAGGCCCCCAACAGCACCAACGTCCGGAAGGCGCCGCTCCACCCGAGATCCTCGGCCAGGCCGCGCGAGAGCTGAGCGAGCGCGAGGACAAACACCAGATCGAAGAAGAGTTCCAGGAACGTGGCCCGCTGCGGATCCGCGGCTTTCCGCACCAGCTCGGCCGTCCTGCTCGTCGTCATCGGCTCGCCCGTTCTGCCAGCTCTGCTCCAGGTTTGGGTGCATTCTGACATGCGGCAGCGGCGGTGACCGCGGACGTGCTGCCTCGGGCTGGATCGAGCGACCCGCGTTACACGGACGGGCGACGGTCGAGGCCGGTGAGTTCCTTTCATCCGTTGACGCGGGTTCGGATTAGCTCGTCCACCTTGGCCAAGCGTCGGCCGGTGCTACAGAGGGCGGAGTGCCATCCAGGTCCTGATACCGATATTGAGGATCGGCCGTCCGGATCAGTTCACGCAGAGGCAGAAGGGGTGACCTGCCGGGTCGAGGAAGACCCGGAAGGACGTACCGGGCTGGTGCGAGTGTTTGGTGGCGCCAAGATCGAGCACGGCCGCCTCGGCGGCATCGAGGTCGTCAACGATCACATCGAGGTGCATCTGCTGGGGCGGCTCCTGGGTTGGCCACACCGGCGGCGTGTACCCATTTACCTGCTGAAAGGAGATGCACTGACCGTACTCCGCGCGAACCTCGGCCCAGTCGGAGGAGACGTCGACCTTCCAATCCAGCATCGCGCCGTAGAACCTCGCGAGCGCACCAGGATCGGGGCAGTCGATGACGATGCTGGGGGAGCGAGCGATGGCCATGCTGGCCATGGTACGGGCGGTTGCGGACGATTCACGTCCCGATTGGGTCGGCGACATGCGGCGCCGCGGCTCGCCGAGACGTCCGTCCTGCCGCGAGTCGCGCGCGCGACGTGACTCCAGCGATCATGTCAGTCCAACGTAGGCCGGTGGTGGCAACTAATGCTAACCATGACTAGTCCCGGTCCAGGTCAAAGCGTGTCTCGTCCAGTTCGGATGCCGCGCCCCGCAGGGGCATCAATACAACGCCAACTGACGGCGGCAGGTGTTTTGACCTTCACCTCGGGTGGTCCAGAGGGCCGCTGAAGCATGAACTGCTCAGTCTGGCTCGTGGATGTCCTCGGGTGGAGCCGCCCAGGTGCGCGGGTGTTCCTGAACGGCGCTGGGCTGGTAATCAAGCGCGCCGGTGGCAGTGGGTCTCGAGCAACGACCGTAGCCGCGCGGGATCGCCGGTCACCAGGCCGCGCTTGGGCAGCACGAGTACCGCCGCACCAAGCCGCTCAGACGCGCGCAGAACGAACGACCGTTCCGTCTCGACATACCGCAGGTATTGGGACCACGCGGCTGTTTCGCTCCGGCTTGCGCTGGTGAGACGTAACCCGGTGTCATCCACGGCGGCTTGGATGGGCTCGGACAGCCAGGGATTCCCGCGCATGAGCAGGTGTACCTGCCAGCGATAGATCCAGCGGGCGGCGACCAGGAGCCGAAACAGCAGCAGGCCGAGCCCGATGCCGACGAGAGCCACCGCGGCGAGGGCTGCGACGTCAGCCGCCGACATGGCCCGGGATCCGTCGGAGGAGATGAGCCCAGGGAGGAGCCCGACGAGCGCGGCGACGATCAGTACCGGGACCAGCCAGGGACGCCGGACATGG is part of the Micromonospora cremea genome and encodes:
- a CDS encoding pentapeptide repeat-containing protein, producing the protein MQIDRRVAGAIATLVRYARHSRRLLSPAAFLAVAATALTMAVWLLPEVLTRTNRTISAKDLLDAKNNVRVTLLQAIAGIVLAIGLYFTSRTLKLNHEGQITERYAKAIELLGNEAIDVRVGGVFALERLARDSQADSDTICAVLIAFVSERTSEPGRYGRVPLEDPINADVQAALTVLGRWHSPIPDGIRLQGCGFNQAKLFGSSWPRAQFNYCKLNGAGFSEADLTNAGFSWTQVTAGGFLRVEGSGTHFVRSRVQAWFCGADLSGADFAYADLRGADFGERRDGDPIEGRLTIPAANLDGADFTNADLEGTIFCGTDLSNALGISRGQFARAITNARTVPPKQWAPDPVSVGPDADVVPWDANADGDSENMHRSG
- a CDS encoding IS630 family transposase; its protein translation is MAEPVRVRRLSDPEGQKLQRLVRRGTGSAVRLRRAMVVLASAGGNSVPVIARLVQADEDSVRGVIHRFNEMGMPSLDPQWAGGRPRQISPDDEQFIVSTANTRPTKLRRPFTRWSIRKLAEYLATNPDRSVLVGRERLRQLLRKHEITFQRTKTWKESNDPQREAKLARIEHVMHHFPHRVFAFDEFGPLAIRPQAGSGWQRKNHPDRLPANYHKLHGVRQFHGCYSVGDDTMFGVIHQQKSAANTLAALKSIRAKRPDGAPIYVILDNLSAHKGAAIRQWATRNKVELCFTPTYASWANPIEAHFGPLRTFVIAGSDHQNHVALGRHLHQYLRWRNANARHPDVLTAQRRERARVRSERQHRWGHPAAKAA
- a CDS encoding YcxB family protein, whose translation is MSSEQVTVDPVELSYTLTKDDWLDGFIAHRRHVRRPWLVPVLIVAALVGLLPGLISSDGSRAMSAADVAALAAVALVGIGLGLLLFRLLVAARWIYRWQVHLLMRGNPWLSEPIQAAVDDTGLRLTSASRSETAAWSQYLRYVETERSFVLRASERLGAAVLVLPKRGLVTGDPARLRSLLETHCHRRA
- a CDS encoding VOC family protein, which produces MAIARSPSIVIDCPDPGALARFYGAMLDWKVDVSSDWAEVRAEYGQCISFQQVNGYTPPVWPTQEPPQQMHLDVIVDDLDAAEAAVLDLGATKHSHQPGTSFRVFLDPAGHPFCLCVN
- a CDS encoding VOC family protein; the protein is MDVNLEVVTIPVSDVDRALEFYRDRLGWRLDADIKVGDDVRVVQLTPTGDGHTSIAFGKGLPTAAAPGSMRHLELVTSDVVATREELAQRGVDVTEVYHGPGSPFWPETRQPGPDPERQSYNSYASFQDPDGNGWTLQEVTTRMPGREVRS